Genomic DNA from Vespa velutina chromosome 6, iVesVel2.1, whole genome shotgun sequence:
ATGTTTACAGTAACTTTAGTTATTGTTTAAAAGTTGGTAACTCTGATACGACGACGCCCAACTTTTATGTATAAGTGGGTGGAGCGTTGCTTGCGTTTAGGTTAGGAAGTTAAATGATTAGTGTTTTCGTTGATCAACACGAGGATGATAGTtgggatattatatatttgagaGTCTTTGTTTCAGCATCAAAATGACAGTTCTACAATCCTGCTGGTCTCCGTGCATTTGGACAAATAATGTTAAAACAGGATCCAAAGTTATTGCATTTTATACAATGGTacatatgaaatatgaatGCAAATTAGTCAGTGATTCATTTCCTTTATGATAGACaatgttaatattttgtaGGCACTGagcattatatttattactttaatatgCTATCAAATGAACGGTGGAGATTCTACGCAGTTGTACAATCCTCTTTTTGAAGCAGATATTAGAGGATGTAAGtctaaaaaatacatataatgtatttaaagaaggtttaacaaaaaaattgttattactttCAGCGATGCAAGTTATAGGAAGTTGTTTGATTGTTTACTTTCTACTTCTTACTATTTCTGCTGCTTTAATGATATATGGAATACGCGAGGGTGTAAGAGGATGGCTACTACCATGGTTAATACTGTGGTTCATCATTTGCGTTTTCCTCTTAGTATTTGGATTATGGCTATTAGGaggatattatatttatgtaagtgtagaaataattaatttcaataagaCATTCATACtatgattacttttttttatagttggACTCTGTATTTGCTACACTATGTATATGGCTTTGGATGTCATATAACGTAAGTAATCCAGatcatgatataaaatttattaaatatagttttttttttgtgtatttACATCTGTatgttttatcaaatatagaTTTACTGTTGGTTAGTCGTCTACTCCATGTATAAAGTATTCGAAGAATTACAGTCGCCTAATATTGAACTACTTTGGCCGTGATAGGTATATTGCAATAATTTATTAGTAAAAAAGTGCCTTTGACTACATACTCAACACCAAAGTAAGCTG
This window encodes:
- the LOC124950111 gene encoding uncharacterized protein LOC124950111 yields the protein MTVLQSCWSPCIWTNNVKTGSKVIAFYTMALSIIFITLICYQMNGGDSTQLYNPLFEADIRGSMQVIGSCLIVYFLLLTISAALMIYGIREGVRGWLLPWLILWFIICVFLLVFGLWLLGGYYIYLDSVFATLCIWLWMSYNIYCWLVVYSMYKVFEELQSPNIELLWP